A DNA window from Pithys albifrons albifrons isolate INPA30051 chromosome 7, PitAlb_v1, whole genome shotgun sequence contains the following coding sequences:
- the LOC139674438 gene encoding solute carrier family 22 member 14-like isoform X3, whose protein sequence is MSGVGEILKAIGDFGPFQKCLVLLTLIPCLSVAFHQFCQLFMVVNVPHHCDTSWILTVGPNLTQEEQLNLTLPRDANGEYEQCSMYSPVDWDLDSIVEYGLNSTQKCSSGWVYPSAEPPSLLTEFDLVCDRKDLNDIGQSIYMAGLFLGSMIFGPLSDRIGRRPVILISVFLQGVFGLGIAFVPHFYVYMAFRCVVGASVSGITMTILALATEWIGVSSRPKAVLGSHCCFAIGQMILAGLSYGIRNWRLLEIAGSAPIFSFFFFIGPGLSHHRADAGEASAELSTSPWDTELLRAAAALPQVTKCGLWRLNVGAPRVSSVAGDKRQDGGSQEGPSEGGGHQQAQPPGRTPGTVEAREKNQVWKFSRSLSEKAPPESDFNHVLCLVREQLCLLWTESERDKFWPGHLPDSACLWGSGNPSPCWLYLHSAVVWEEETPDCSAGAEWPGVSDHHWHP, encoded by the exons ATGTCAGGCGTTGGGGAAATTTTGAAAGCAATTGGTGATTTTGGGCCATTTCAGAAATGCCTGGTGCTGCTCACCTTGATTCCCTGCCTCAGCGTGGCTTTCCATCAGTTTTGCCAGCTTTTCATGGTTGTGAATGTGCCCCATCACTGTGAcaccagctggatcctcactgTCGGCCCCAACCTGACgcaggaagagcagctgaaCCTCACCCTGCCACGGGATGCAAACGGGGAGTACGAGCAGTGCTCCATGTACTCCCCAGTGGACTGGGACCTCGACTCCATCGTGGAATATGGCCTGAACTCCACGCAGAAGTGCAGCAGTGGCTGGGTGTACCCCTCAGCAGAGCCACCATCCCTGCTGACCGAG TTTGACCTGGTGTGTGACAGGAAGGACCTGAATGACATTGGCCAGTCCATCTACATGGCAGGGCTGTTCCTGGGATCCATGATCTTTGGGCCACTGAGTGACAG GATCGGCCGCAGGCCAGTCATTCTGATCTCCGTCTTCCTCCAGGGCGTGTTTGGTCTTGGAATTGCCTTTGTGCCCCATTTCTATGTGTACATGGCCTTCAGGTGTGTCGTGGGGGCTTCGGTGTCAGGGATCACCATGACAATACTGGCCTTAG CCACAGAATGGATAGGTGTCTCCTCCCGGCCAAAGGCAGTGCTTGGTTCTCATTGCTGTTTTGCCATCGGACAGATGATTTTGGCTGGCTTGAGCTATGGAATTCGCAACTGGAGGCTGCTGGAAATTGCAGGATCTGCTcctatattttcctttttcttcttcattgg GCCGGGTCTTTCCCATCACAGGGCAGATGCTGGAGAAGCTTCTGCAGAACTCAGCACTTCTCCCTGGGACACTGAactcctgagagcagcagctgctctgcctcaggTCACCAAATGTGGCCTTTGGAGACTAAATGTG GGTGCTCCCAGAGTCAGCTCGGTGGCTGGTGACAAAAGGCAGGATGGAGGAAGCCAAGAAGGTCCTTCAGAAGGCGGCGGCCACCAACAAGCGCAGCCTCCCGGCAGGACTCCTGGAACAG TTGAAGCCcgagaaaaaaatcaagtctgGAAGTTTTCTCGATCTCTTTCGGAAAAAGCACCTCCGGAAAGTGACTTTAATCATGTCCTGTGCCTG GTTCGTGAACAGCTTTGTCTACTATGGACTGAGTCTGAACGTGACAAATTTTGGCCTGGACATCTACCTGACTCAGCTTGCCTTTGGGGCAGTGGAAATCCCAGCCCGTGTTGGTTGTATCTTCATTCTGCAGTGGTTTGGGAGGAGGAAACCCCAGACTGTTCTGCTGGTGCTGAGTGGCCTGGTGTGTCTGATCATCACTGGCATCCCTGA
- the LOC139674438 gene encoding solute carrier family 22 member 13-like isoform X2 — MSGVGEILKAIGDFGPFQKCLVLLTLIPCLSVAFHQFCQLFMVVNVPHHCDTSWILTVGPNLTQEEQLNLTLPRDANGEYEQCSMYSPVDWDLDSIVEYGLNSTQKCSSGWVYPSAEPPSLLTEFDLVCDRKDLNDIGQSIYMAGLFLGSMIFGPLSDRACLVLELPLCPISMCTWPSATEWIGVSSRPKAVLGSHCCFAIGQMILAGLSYGIRNWRLLEIAGSAPIFSFFFFIGVLPESARWLVTKGRMEEAKKVLQKAAATNKRSLPAGLLEQLKPEKKIKSGSFLDLFRKKHLRKVTLIMSCAWFVNSFVYYGLSLNVTNFGLDIYLTQLAFGAVEIPARVGCIFILQWFGRRKPQTVLLVLSGLVCLIITGIPEDQPVATTVLATIGKFASSASFSTSFVYTAELFPTVIRQTGVGLCSMSARVAGILAPLVRLLGQYHPAIPMAIFGGAPVLGGLLCVLLPETRGTDLQDDTGDNQTPTEVCENATSSSENGQVKGKGGGQVNEYTKTTYF; from the exons ATGTCAGGCGTTGGGGAAATTTTGAAAGCAATTGGTGATTTTGGGCCATTTCAGAAATGCCTGGTGCTGCTCACCTTGATTCCCTGCCTCAGCGTGGCTTTCCATCAGTTTTGCCAGCTTTTCATGGTTGTGAATGTGCCCCATCACTGTGAcaccagctggatcctcactgTCGGCCCCAACCTGACgcaggaagagcagctgaaCCTCACCCTGCCACGGGATGCAAACGGGGAGTACGAGCAGTGCTCCATGTACTCCCCAGTGGACTGGGACCTCGACTCCATCGTGGAATATGGCCTGAACTCCACGCAGAAGTGCAGCAGTGGCTGGGTGTACCCCTCAGCAGAGCCACCATCCCTGCTGACCGAG TTTGACCTGGTGTGTGACAGGAAGGACCTGAATGACATTGGCCAGTCCATCTACATGGCAGGGCTGTTCCTGGGATCCATGATCTTTGGGCCACTGAGTGACAG GGCGTGTTTGGTCTTGGAATTGCCTTTGTGCCCCATTTCTATGTGTACATGGCCTTCAG CCACAGAATGGATAGGTGTCTCCTCCCGGCCAAAGGCAGTGCTTGGTTCTCATTGCTGTTTTGCCATCGGACAGATGATTTTGGCTGGCTTGAGCTATGGAATTCGCAACTGGAGGCTGCTGGAAATTGCAGGATCTGCTcctatattttcctttttcttcttcattgg GGTGCTCCCAGAGTCAGCTCGGTGGCTGGTGACAAAAGGCAGGATGGAGGAAGCCAAGAAGGTCCTTCAGAAGGCGGCGGCCACCAACAAGCGCAGCCTCCCGGCAGGACTCCTGGAACAG TTGAAGCCcgagaaaaaaatcaagtctgGAAGTTTTCTCGATCTCTTTCGGAAAAAGCACCTCCGGAAAGTGACTTTAATCATGTCCTGTGCCTG GTTCGTGAACAGCTTTGTCTACTATGGACTGAGTCTGAACGTGACAAATTTTGGCCTGGACATCTACCTGACTCAGCTTGCCTTTGGGGCAGTGGAAATCCCAGCCCGTGTTGGTTGTATCTTCATTCTGCAGTGGTTTGGGAGGAGGAAACCCCAGACTGTTCTGCTGGTGCTGAGTGGCCTGGTGTGTCTGATCATCACTGGCATCCCTGAAG aCCAGCCCGTGGCAACCACTGTCCTGGCCACCATTGGCAAGTTTGCTTCCTCAGCCTCCTTCTCCACCTCCTTCGTCTACACTGCAGAGCTCTTCCCCACGGTCATCAG GCAGACTGGCGTGGGGCTGTGCTCGATGTCGGCACGGGTGGCTGGGATCCTGGCACCGCTGGTGCGGCTCCTGGGGCAGTACCACCCGGCCATCCCCATGGCCATCTTTGGGGGTGCCCCCGTGCTGGGGGggctgctctgtgtcctgctgcccGAGACCCGCGGCACCGACCTGCAGGATGACACGGGGGACAACCAAACTCCAACCGAG GTCTGTGAAAatgccaccagcagctctgagaaTGGACAGGTGAAAGGAAAAGGTGGTGGCCAAGTCAATGAGTACACGAAGACCACTTACTTCTAG
- the LOC139674438 gene encoding solute carrier family 22 member 13-like isoform X1 has product MSGVGEILKAIGDFGPFQKCLVLLTLIPCLSVAFHQFCQLFMVVNVPHHCDTSWILTVGPNLTQEEQLNLTLPRDANGEYEQCSMYSPVDWDLDSIVEYGLNSTQKCSSGWVYPSAEPPSLLTEFDLVCDRKDLNDIGQSIYMAGLFLGSMIFGPLSDRIGRRPVILISVFLQGVFGLGIAFVPHFYVYMAFRCVVGASVSGITMTILALATEWIGVSSRPKAVLGSHCCFAIGQMILAGLSYGIRNWRLLEIAGSAPIFSFFFFIGVLPESARWLVTKGRMEEAKKVLQKAAATNKRSLPAGLLEQLKPEKKIKSGSFLDLFRKKHLRKVTLIMSCAWFVNSFVYYGLSLNVTNFGLDIYLTQLAFGAVEIPARVGCIFILQWFGRRKPQTVLLVLSGLVCLIITGIPEDQPVATTVLATIGKFASSASFSTSFVYTAELFPTVIRQTGVGLCSMSARVAGILAPLVRLLGQYHPAIPMAIFGGAPVLGGLLCVLLPETRGTDLQDDTGDNQTPTEVCENATSSSENGQVKGKGGGQVNEYTKTTYF; this is encoded by the exons ATGTCAGGCGTTGGGGAAATTTTGAAAGCAATTGGTGATTTTGGGCCATTTCAGAAATGCCTGGTGCTGCTCACCTTGATTCCCTGCCTCAGCGTGGCTTTCCATCAGTTTTGCCAGCTTTTCATGGTTGTGAATGTGCCCCATCACTGTGAcaccagctggatcctcactgTCGGCCCCAACCTGACgcaggaagagcagctgaaCCTCACCCTGCCACGGGATGCAAACGGGGAGTACGAGCAGTGCTCCATGTACTCCCCAGTGGACTGGGACCTCGACTCCATCGTGGAATATGGCCTGAACTCCACGCAGAAGTGCAGCAGTGGCTGGGTGTACCCCTCAGCAGAGCCACCATCCCTGCTGACCGAG TTTGACCTGGTGTGTGACAGGAAGGACCTGAATGACATTGGCCAGTCCATCTACATGGCAGGGCTGTTCCTGGGATCCATGATCTTTGGGCCACTGAGTGACAG GATCGGCCGCAGGCCAGTCATTCTGATCTCCGTCTTCCTCCAGGGCGTGTTTGGTCTTGGAATTGCCTTTGTGCCCCATTTCTATGTGTACATGGCCTTCAGGTGTGTCGTGGGGGCTTCGGTGTCAGGGATCACCATGACAATACTGGCCTTAG CCACAGAATGGATAGGTGTCTCCTCCCGGCCAAAGGCAGTGCTTGGTTCTCATTGCTGTTTTGCCATCGGACAGATGATTTTGGCTGGCTTGAGCTATGGAATTCGCAACTGGAGGCTGCTGGAAATTGCAGGATCTGCTcctatattttcctttttcttcttcattgg GGTGCTCCCAGAGTCAGCTCGGTGGCTGGTGACAAAAGGCAGGATGGAGGAAGCCAAGAAGGTCCTTCAGAAGGCGGCGGCCACCAACAAGCGCAGCCTCCCGGCAGGACTCCTGGAACAG TTGAAGCCcgagaaaaaaatcaagtctgGAAGTTTTCTCGATCTCTTTCGGAAAAAGCACCTCCGGAAAGTGACTTTAATCATGTCCTGTGCCTG GTTCGTGAACAGCTTTGTCTACTATGGACTGAGTCTGAACGTGACAAATTTTGGCCTGGACATCTACCTGACTCAGCTTGCCTTTGGGGCAGTGGAAATCCCAGCCCGTGTTGGTTGTATCTTCATTCTGCAGTGGTTTGGGAGGAGGAAACCCCAGACTGTTCTGCTGGTGCTGAGTGGCCTGGTGTGTCTGATCATCACTGGCATCCCTGAAG aCCAGCCCGTGGCAACCACTGTCCTGGCCACCATTGGCAAGTTTGCTTCCTCAGCCTCCTTCTCCACCTCCTTCGTCTACACTGCAGAGCTCTTCCCCACGGTCATCAG GCAGACTGGCGTGGGGCTGTGCTCGATGTCGGCACGGGTGGCTGGGATCCTGGCACCGCTGGTGCGGCTCCTGGGGCAGTACCACCCGGCCATCCCCATGGCCATCTTTGGGGGTGCCCCCGTGCTGGGGGggctgctctgtgtcctgctgcccGAGACCCGCGGCACCGACCTGCAGGATGACACGGGGGACAACCAAACTCCAACCGAG GTCTGTGAAAatgccaccagcagctctgagaaTGGACAGGTGAAAGGAAAAGGTGGTGGCCAAGTCAATGAGTACACGAAGACCACTTACTTCTAG